The following are encoded in a window of Impatiens glandulifera chromosome 5, dImpGla2.1, whole genome shotgun sequence genomic DNA:
- the LOC124938950 gene encoding F-box protein CPR1-like, translating into MSILPDDIRYEILSRLPVKTLLRFRVISRLWLTIIGSPNFIKWHLKQSVKTKNNLNLIMSYYRPGLSVFSRLCRLDLDSIEALEGDGILQLVEINDNPLRHHRYKNRIWGTCDGLLCISNTKQAILSWNPSTRIVGGPVNHSNQNYCVRDYIDIVVLWNPSTKKSIELPFALIEIKNARHRHLYRTYGFGYDNTNDDYKVVRVVVDQDIVLNYEVKVYSLRSNSWHTADKFPNQDPNLIGIRNSVAGGAMHWISVDADFNSSIIAFDLGLETYRVIQLPVCRDLDFYTYLTSFGGCLSLTCHHYSGHVDIWLLKQYGEANESWSRFITLAEQNIPDISDYFVRCIAYSKNGKKVLLEMGLNLVWYNLEKGSLVDFMIIHYAEDSLEDIECCLESLVSVDVAEAG; encoded by the coding sequence ATGTCGATTTTGCCGGATGATATTCGATACGAAATTCTTTCTCGATTGCCTGTCAAAACTCTGCTCCGTTTTAGGGTTATATCTCGATTATGGCTTACCATAATTGGTAGCCCCAATTTCATCAAATGGCATCTGAAACAATCAGTTAAAACCAAGAACAACCTTAATCTCATCATGAGTTACTACAGACCCGGTCTCTCTGTTTTTTCCAGACTCTGTCGCTTGGATTTAGATTCGATCGAGGCCCTCGAGGGTGATGGCATTCTTCAACTGGTAGAGATCAATGACAATCCCTTGAGGCATCATCGTTATAAGAACCGTATTTGGGGAACCTGCGATGGATTGCTCTGTATATCAAATACCAAGCAAGCTATCCTTTCATGGAACCCATCAACGAGGATAGTTGGAGGACCCGTAAATCATTCTAACCAAAATTATTGCGTTAGAGATTATATAGACATTGTAGTTTTATGGAATCCTTCAACGAAAAAGTCTATAGAACTGCCTTTTGCATTGATAGAGATTAAAAATGCGCGACACCGTCACCTATATAGAACTTATGGATTCGGTTACGATAACACCAATGACGACTACAAAGTGGTGAGAGTTGTGGTTGATCAGGATATTGTCTTAAATTACGAGGTTAAGGTTTATAGTTTAAGATCAAATTCATGGCATACGGCAGATAAATTTCCTAACCAAGATCCGAATTTAATTGGAATTCGAAATTCCGTAGCTGGTGGAGCGATGCACTGGATCTCGGTAGACGCAGATTTTAACAGTTCCATTATTGCATTTGATCTCGGGTTGGAGACATATAGAGTAATTCAACTTCCTGTGTGCCGTGACCTTGATTTCTATACGTACTTGACTAGTTTCGGAGGATGTTTATCTTTAACTTGTCACCATTATTCGGGGCATGTGGATATATGGTTACTGAAACAATACGGTGAGGCGAATGAATCTTGGTCTAGATTCATTACATTGGCGGAGCAAAATATTCCGGATATTTCTGACTATTTTGTGAGATGTATTGCTTATTCCAAAAATGGTAAGAAAGTACTTTTGGAGATGGGTCTTAATCTTGTTTGGTATAACTTAGAAAAGGGGTCACTTGTAGATTTTATGATAATTCATTATGCGGAAGATTCACTTGAAGATATAGAGTGTTGTTTGGAAAGTCTAGTATCTGTTGATGTTGCAGAAGCTGGTTAA